DNA sequence from the Geobacter sp. AOG2 genome:
GCCGTCGCCTTATCAGACCCCCCAGCCTGCCGGAGGTGGTTTCCTGCGTAACATGGCCGGCGGCCTTGTCGGCGGCATGCTGGGCGGTATGCTGTTCCGCAGCCTGGGTTTCGGCGGCGGGATGGGAGGAGGCTTTGGTGGCGGGATCGGGCTGTTCGAGATCATCCTGGTCGGCGGCATCATCTATCTGGTCTACCGGATGATGAGGAGAAGGCGCGATGAGGGCGCTACCTACCAGAATCCCTCTGCCATGGGCGGCTACTCCGGGCCGGAGGCATCACGCCCCATCCAATCCGCCTACGCCGACACCGCCGGCGACCTTGCCGCAGGGCTCTCCCACATCCGGCAAATGGACCCCGGTTTCGACGAGCAACGCTTCACAGACGGGGTCATGGATATTTTCTTCAAGATCCAGGGTGCCTGGATGAACCGGGATCTCAGCAGCGTGAACGCGTTATTGACCCCGGAGATGAGGCGCATCTTTCAGGAGGATATCGACCGGTTGTTGCGTGAGCACAGGGTAAACCGGCTGGAGAACATTGCCGTGCGCACGGTGGAGGTCAGCGAGGCATGGCAGGAATCAGGCCAGGACTATGTCACGGCCCTGATCTACGCCAACCTGCTGGACTACACGACCGACGACACGAGCGGCCAGGTGGTGGAGGGGAGCAAGACCGAGCCGGTGAAGTTCGAGGAGTTCTGGACGTTCACCCGGCCCGTGGGCAACAACCCGTGGCAGCTTTCGGGGATTGACCAGAAATAAATCTCAGGCCGGAACAAGGCGAACGAAAACGGCCCAACCGGTTTAAAACCGGTTGGGCCGTTATTGTTTGGGGGGATGGCTTTTGCTCAGACCACCCGGATGAAAAACTCGGGGCACCCGGAACCGCAGTAGCCGCACAGTACGCATGACGTCTCGTCCACCACCGCTTTACCGCCCACCAGCGACAACGCCTTACTGCCGCAGATGTCGATGCATTTGCCGCATCCCTTGCAGAACTGTTCCATAATCAACAATCGCCGGCGCCGGCTCTCCAGGCCTTGCCAGACCGCCTCCTCCATCACCCCGTGCTCGAAGAAGGCTACGTTGGCGTCGATCTCCTGTTCGGAAAGCATGCCGACGGCAACCCCGTGAATGCCTTCGAGCCCGGCCACGAAGGCCATGCTCCGGCGGGCATCGGATATCAGATTGCCCCCCGCCAAGGCCTTCATGGCATAGACTCCCTGACCGGAGCGGGCGCAGGTGGCGATGGCCTCGGCCATCTCCGCGGCGGTGCCGTCCAGGATGCCCATGCCGTTTTTGTTGATCAGCGGATGGATCACCTCTATTTCCGGGTGGGAAGCGACCTTGCGGAAAGCCTGGATATAGTGGGAGGAGAATCCCACATGGGCGATTTTACCCTCCTGCTTCATCGTGAGGAGCGTTTCCAGCACGTCGGCCCGTTCCGCGAACGGGTCTGCTACCCGTGCGCCGTGGAGATGCACGATATCGAGCTGTTCCCGGCCCAACTCCCGCAGGGCCTGCTCCACATGCCCTCGGGCGGTGGCCGCGTCGGCGGCATGGGTCTTGGTCGCGATGGTCACCTCGCCCCGCCAACCGGCGAGCCCCTCCCGGACATGGGGATAGGTCCCGTAGAGGGCGGCCGTGTCGAGCATGGTGACTCCCTGCTCAAGGGCGTGGCGGATAAGCTTCCCTCCCTCGCGGGGAACAAGGTTGGCCTGGAGGGGCCCCAAGGGGAGGGTGCCGTAGATG
Encoded proteins:
- a CDS encoding Tim44 domain-containing protein, which gives rise to MKSRSLLVVIFSLLALLASTTLVAVNAEARAGGGRSFGSRGSRSYSRPVSPYSQPSQNQQAAPQPFSPSPYQTPQPAGGGFLRNMAGGLVGGMLGGMLFRSLGFGGGMGGGFGGGIGLFEIILVGGIIYLVYRMMRRRRDEGATYQNPSAMGGYSGPEASRPIQSAYADTAGDLAAGLSHIRQMDPGFDEQRFTDGVMDIFFKIQGAWMNRDLSSVNALLTPEMRRIFQEDIDRLLREHRVNRLENIAVRTVEVSEAWQESGQDYVTALIYANLLDYTTDDTSGQVVEGSKTEPVKFEEFWTFTRPVGNNPWQLSGIDQK
- a CDS encoding aldo/keto reductase: MKRVQLGSTGISIFPLIYGTLPLGPLQANLVPREGGKLIRHALEQGVTMLDTAALYGTYPHVREGLAGWRGEVTIATKTHAADAATARGHVEQALRELGREQLDIVHLHGARVADPFAERADVLETLLTMKQEGKIAHVGFSSHYIQAFRKVASHPEIEVIHPLINKNGMGILDGTAAEMAEAIATCARSGQGVYAMKALAGGNLISDARRSMAFVAGLEGIHGVAVGMLSEQEIDANVAFFEHGVMEEAVWQGLESRRRRLLIMEQFCKGCGKCIDICGSKALSLVGGKAVVDETSCVLCGYCGSGCPEFFIRVV